A single window of Pirellulales bacterium DNA harbors:
- a CDS encoding glycosyltransferase codes for MIRICHVQMLPILSGVQRAMLEIFKRLDRARYEIHVACQGQGPLTDELERHSIHWHAVPALGRPIRPVKDWRAYRALYQLFRRQQFQIVHTHSSKPGILGRAAACRAGVPHVIHHVHGFAFHEFSPPGARWIYSRLERWAGTCCDRVVFVNHEERQLSVREGWLPAEKCLTIYNGVDLG; via the coding sequence ATGATCCGAATCTGTCACGTGCAAATGCTGCCGATCCTCAGCGGGGTGCAGCGCGCCATGCTGGAGATTTTCAAGCGACTCGATCGAGCGCGCTACGAAATCCACGTTGCCTGCCAAGGGCAGGGGCCTCTGACCGACGAGCTCGAGCGACACAGCATCCACTGGCACGCCGTGCCGGCACTCGGCCGTCCGATTCGCCCCGTCAAAGATTGGCGAGCCTACCGCGCGCTCTATCAGTTGTTTCGCCGTCAGCAGTTTCAAATCGTCCATACCCACTCGTCGAAGCCTGGCATCCTCGGCCGCGCCGCCGCCTGCCGAGCGGGCGTCCCACACGTCATTCATCACGTGCATGGATTCGCCTTCCATGAATTCAGTCCTCCAGGCGCACGCTGGATCTATAGCCGCTTGGAACGCTGGGCCGGAACATGCTGCGACCGCGTCGTCTTCGTCAACCACGAGGAACGCCAATTGTCGGTGCGCGAAGGCTGGTTGCCTGCGGAAAAATGCCTGACGATCTACAACGGCGTCGATCTTGGCGA